From Myxococcus stipitatus, one genomic window encodes:
- a CDS encoding peptidylprolyl isomerase: MSGNPETPSGRGVERLLKMSPVVSTASSASLKPPDVAAPSLAGLAVRVPTPDDLTEEDLLRRFHELRREQGTTRERAAGESLELGDNVKLNVVGYCDGALIPFSARFGLTTELAPIQALPGFCEAVAEGGKVGESMQIALELPADYPVESLQGKPARFLVDILAAEQVTLPPENAPSFLEQLGMGASLDEVMHNIREELEDELAAQLWVQARDMVLDELAQRAPVELPRALVDEELRRRWVQAEGQSMVEHNFDVEEQQEALRGWLTDPTTRADAERRLHIGIVLKAVTEAEKLQLTPEKLEQLIRDHAEPFGFTAEDVHAALRESPETTRHLVELGWYLLAVEHVMNKAKVTFEGAEQG, translated from the coding sequence GTGAGCGGCAATCCAGAGACCCCGTCCGGCCGAGGCGTCGAGCGGCTCCTCAAGATGAGCCCGGTGGTGAGCACCGCCTCCAGCGCGAGCCTCAAGCCACCCGACGTGGCGGCCCCGTCGCTGGCGGGGCTCGCCGTGCGGGTCCCCACGCCGGACGACCTGACCGAGGAGGACCTGCTGCGGCGCTTCCACGAGCTGCGCCGGGAGCAGGGCACGACGCGCGAGCGGGCAGCGGGTGAGTCGCTGGAGCTGGGCGACAACGTGAAGCTCAACGTCGTGGGCTACTGCGACGGCGCGCTCATCCCGTTCTCCGCGCGCTTCGGCCTGACGACGGAGCTGGCGCCCATCCAGGCGCTGCCCGGGTTCTGCGAGGCCGTGGCCGAGGGCGGGAAGGTGGGCGAGTCCATGCAGATCGCCCTCGAGCTGCCGGCCGACTATCCGGTGGAGTCGCTCCAGGGCAAGCCCGCGCGCTTCCTCGTGGACATCCTGGCCGCCGAGCAGGTGACGCTGCCCCCGGAGAACGCCCCCTCGTTCCTGGAGCAGCTGGGGATGGGCGCCAGCCTGGACGAAGTCATGCACAACATCCGCGAGGAGCTGGAGGACGAGCTCGCGGCGCAGCTGTGGGTGCAGGCCCGGGACATGGTGTTGGACGAGCTGGCCCAGCGCGCCCCGGTGGAGCTGCCGCGCGCGCTGGTGGACGAGGAGCTGCGCCGCCGGTGGGTCCAGGCGGAGGGCCAGTCCATGGTGGAGCACAATTTCGACGTCGAGGAGCAGCAGGAGGCCCTGCGCGGCTGGCTCACGGACCCCACCACGCGCGCGGACGCCGAGCGCCGGTTGCACATCGGCATCGTGCTGAAGGCCGTCACCGAGGCGGAGAAGCTGCAGCTCACGCCGGAGAAGCTCGAGCAGCTGATTCGCGACCACGCCGAGCCCTTCGGGTTCACCGCGGAAGACGTCCATGCGGCCCTGCGGGAGTCGCCCGAGACGACGCGTCACCTGGTGGAGCTGGGCTGGTACCTGCTCGCCGTGGAGCACGTCATGAACAAGGCGAAGGTCACCTTCGAGGGCGCGGAGCAGGGCTGA
- a CDS encoding invertase recombinase-like protein: protein MKLFRVCLTVLLVWVVACGDSDSEGTPDSGQVRPDGGGGSPDSGGGPPDAGGGTPDSGDETPPDAGGETPDAGEETPDAGGEVPDAGGETPDAGGETPDAGGEIPDAGGETPDAGGETPDAGETPDAGGETPDAGGTPDAGGETPDAGGTPDAGGETPDAGGETPDAGGETPDAGGETPDAGGETPDAGGETPDAGGTPDAGEPPVLSVIDNWGFETWPGALPERWLGSKSNITADSVQKETTLVSEGANAVRLVNPSSTHKRFTTQAKSMRAGRYSCVYQARGTGDIRNAFFDDDYSSYSGYTSLSPDAWKQVAYDFNLADDVFDTFELIFSVRNTSGPHVVVDDVRCVRAAEPCDVVTCASWETCENATATCEPLSGRCNAATDCTEWQACDETHTCVVAEDRCARHADCAGTPQTPVCDTTTHLCVEGDPCAGVTCGNPATTCNPTTGVCELAEGACFTTYDCVGALPACDTATHQCVPASHSSNIIRNGGFEGWSVYSIPYQGDHLIPDYWYGIDNGVADPGTEIKPTRLVPYTTAVHGGSTALQFVVPIQVAERFSSEKFNVPSGNYSCSYRVRGHGSIRHRIYSSGGWSPQTDFIVVDSDEWKPVFFRFTGNVRDWRLFFYPSRSEADRDHLQVDDVVCTKD, encoded by the coding sequence GTGAAGTTGTTTCGAGTGTGTCTGACTGTGTTGTTGGTCTGGGTGGTCGCCTGTGGCGATTCCGACTCCGAGGGAACGCCTGACTCCGGTCAGGTCAGGCCGGATGGAGGTGGTGGGAGTCCGGACTCCGGTGGTGGACCGCCCGACGCCGGCGGTGGGACGCCGGACTCGGGTGACGAGACTCCTCCGGATGCGGGAGGCGAGACGCCGGATGCCGGTGAGGAGACGCCGGACGCTGGCGGAGAGGTTCCCGACGCGGGCGGTGAAACGCCGGACGCTGGCGGGGAGACCCCGGATGCGGGCGGCGAGATTCCCGATGCGGGTGGAGAGACGCCGGACGCTGGCGGGGAGACTCCTGACGCGGGCGAGACGCCGGACGCTGGCGGGGAGACTCCTGACGCGGGCGGGACGCCGGACGCTGGCGGGGAGACTCCTGACGCGGGCGGGACGCCGGACGCTGGCGGGGAGACTCCTGACGCGGGTGGAGAGACTCCGGACGCTGGCGGAGAGACGCCTGACGCGGGTGGCGAGACGCCGGACGCTGGCGGAGAGACGCCTGACGCGGGTGGCGAGACGCCGGACGCGGGTGGGACGCCGGATGCGGGCGAGCCCCCGGTGTTGAGCGTCATCGACAACTGGGGCTTCGAGACGTGGCCTGGTGCGCTTCCGGAGCGGTGGCTCGGCAGCAAGTCGAACATCACGGCCGACTCGGTGCAGAAGGAGACGACCCTCGTCTCCGAGGGCGCCAACGCGGTCCGGCTCGTCAATCCCTCGAGCACGCACAAGCGCTTCACGACGCAGGCGAAGTCGATGCGCGCGGGCCGCTACTCCTGCGTCTACCAGGCGCGCGGAACGGGAGACATCCGCAACGCCTTCTTCGACGACGACTACTCCTCGTACTCGGGCTACACCTCCCTCTCCCCCGACGCCTGGAAGCAAGTGGCGTACGACTTCAACCTCGCCGACGACGTCTTCGACACGTTCGAGCTCATCTTCAGCGTCCGGAACACCAGCGGTCCGCACGTGGTCGTCGACGACGTGCGCTGTGTGCGCGCCGCCGAACCGTGTGACGTCGTCACCTGCGCCTCCTGGGAGACGTGCGAGAACGCCACGGCGACCTGCGAGCCGCTCTCCGGCCGCTGCAACGCCGCCACCGACTGCACCGAGTGGCAGGCGTGTGACGAGACGCATACGTGCGTGGTCGCCGAGGACCGCTGCGCCCGCCACGCGGATTGCGCGGGGACGCCGCAGACGCCGGTCTGTGACACCACCACGCACCTCTGTGTCGAGGGCGACCCCTGCGCGGGCGTGACGTGCGGCAACCCGGCGACGACGTGCAATCCCACGACGGGCGTGTGCGAACTGGCCGAGGGGGCCTGCTTCACGACCTATGACTGCGTGGGCGCGCTGCCCGCCTGCGACACGGCGACGCACCAGTGCGTCCCCGCCAGCCACTCGTCGAACATCATCCGCAACGGTGGCTTCGAGGGCTGGAGCGTCTATTCCATCCCCTACCAGGGTGACCACCTCATCCCGGACTACTGGTACGGCATCGACAACGGCGTCGCGGACCCGGGCACGGAGATCAAGCCGACGCGCCTGGTGCCCTACACGACCGCGGTGCACGGCGGCTCGACGGCGCTGCAGTTCGTCGTCCCCATCCAGGTCGCCGAGCGCTTCTCGTCCGAGAAGTTCAACGTGCCCAGCGGCAACTACTCCTGCTCGTACCGGGTGCGTGGCCACGGAAGCATCCGCCACCGCATCTACTCGAGCGGCGGATGGAGCCCGCAGACGGACTTCATCGTCGTCGACAGCGACGAGTGGAAGCCGGTGTTCTTCCGCTTCACCGGCAACGTCCGTGACTGGCGCCTGTTCTTCTACCCGAGCCGCAGCGAGGCCGACCGAGACCACCTCCAGGTGGACGACGTCGTCTGCACGAAGGACTGA
- a CDS encoding PEGA domain-containing protein, whose protein sequence is MPLPLRTASLFLLALLLTLTGTEALAANASARAAARRAFERGSRLYQQARYAEAAAAFEEAHSRAPNGVSLYNLGQCYEKLGELEKALTSYREYLRLEPKATDREGVEQRIADLDARFEAMRRPLVTVASEPAGAQVRLDGQDRGRTPWSEPVEVGRHALELSLPDHQPLKRDLDVRAGEPVQLQLALTPNAPVVVAPPSVPVIEEEAPVRGRTWTWVAAGAAGVAAAGAVTLGIMARSDSRELTTRMHEGTEVKRLRDSASSKARTANILYGVAGVAGAAGVTLFFVEGSF, encoded by the coding sequence ATGCCCCTCCCCCTCAGAACCGCATCCCTGTTTCTCCTCGCGCTGTTGTTGACCCTGACGGGCACCGAGGCCCTCGCGGCCAATGCGTCGGCCCGCGCGGCGGCGCGTCGCGCCTTCGAGCGTGGCAGCCGCCTCTATCAACAGGCCCGCTACGCCGAGGCGGCGGCTGCCTTCGAGGAGGCGCACAGCCGGGCTCCCAACGGGGTGAGCCTCTACAACCTCGGTCAGTGCTACGAGAAGCTCGGGGAGTTGGAGAAGGCGCTCACGTCCTACCGCGAGTACCTGCGGCTCGAGCCCAAGGCCACGGACCGGGAGGGAGTCGAGCAGCGCATCGCGGACCTCGATGCCCGATTCGAGGCCATGCGCCGGCCGCTGGTGACGGTGGCCAGCGAGCCCGCCGGAGCCCAGGTGCGCCTGGATGGCCAGGACCGGGGCCGGACGCCGTGGAGCGAACCCGTCGAGGTGGGCAGGCACGCGCTCGAACTGAGTCTGCCGGACCATCAACCGTTGAAGCGAGACCTGGACGTACGGGCGGGAGAGCCCGTCCAGCTCCAACTGGCGCTCACGCCCAACGCACCCGTGGTGGTGGCGCCACCCTCGGTTCCCGTCATCGAGGAGGAGGCCCCAGTTCGGGGACGGACCTGGACCTGGGTCGCCGCGGGCGCGGCGGGGGTCGCGGCGGCGGGGGCGGTGACGCTCGGAATCATGGCCCGCTCCGACTCCCGGGAGCTGACCACCCGCATGCACGAGGGGACCGAGGTCAAGCGACTGCGGGATTCGGCGAGCAGCAAGGCGCGGACGGCCAACATCCTCTATGGCGTGGCGGGCGTGGCGGGAGCCGCGGGCGTCACCCTCTTCTTCGTCGAGGGGAGCTTCTGA
- a CDS encoding M1 family metallopeptidase: MRFTVLEAAILVLLVGGAGACKCGEAPREPGAVPREAQACPSPGEGGTLAACPQLCDAVARLPATPPSAAPTRDILSTALDVKLGALRGTATLEVAKSETPGLSLRVGKLSVTGVRGRCGALAYAVKDGQLDIGMPEWADTVVIDYAFPTTEKTDGYRHTGSTYIWPAFCENLFPCHPSPDDGMRFSLRVGDVPRGQQAIHASAIAADVPSYMVGWAVGAYTERPLGTTRAGTQVSVWYLPGEEAAALEGTRHLKDAFDFFETQYGPYAFGDKVGSVSVDWGPKGEGGMEHHPFWHLASQSMGDKLTHHHEAAHGWYGNGVRIQCWEDFVLSEGTTDYLTARSVRATEGEAEEAKLWESRRRTLEKVVARRDTVVLPDATCNAIDMTTHPIASSLPYLKGSLFFHELEKQVGTAALDRVLARFYQRHLGKAARMQQLLDFVKAETGHDPTPLAQAWLRGLGVPASAPTTAGPPQP; encoded by the coding sequence ATGCGTTTCACTGTCCTCGAGGCCGCCATCCTCGTGCTGCTCGTGGGTGGAGCCGGGGCCTGCAAGTGTGGCGAGGCTCCTCGGGAGCCCGGGGCGGTACCCCGAGAAGCCCAGGCCTGCCCATCACCGGGCGAGGGAGGGACTCTCGCCGCGTGTCCCCAGCTCTGTGACGCCGTGGCGCGGCTCCCCGCCACGCCGCCGAGCGCGGCGCCGACGCGTGACATCCTCTCGACGGCGCTGGACGTGAAGCTGGGCGCGCTGCGCGGCACCGCCACGCTCGAGGTCGCGAAGTCGGAGACGCCGGGGCTGTCGCTGCGAGTGGGCAAGCTGAGCGTCACCGGCGTGCGAGGCCGCTGCGGAGCGCTGGCGTACGCCGTGAAGGACGGACAGCTCGACATCGGCATGCCGGAGTGGGCGGACACCGTGGTCATCGACTACGCGTTCCCCACGACCGAGAAGACCGATGGCTACCGGCACACCGGGAGCACGTACATCTGGCCGGCCTTCTGCGAGAACCTGTTCCCCTGTCATCCCTCGCCGGACGACGGGATGCGGTTCTCGCTGCGAGTGGGTGACGTGCCGCGAGGGCAGCAAGCGATTCATGCGAGCGCCATCGCGGCGGACGTGCCGTCGTACATGGTCGGCTGGGCCGTGGGGGCCTATACGGAGCGGCCGTTGGGGACCACCCGCGCGGGGACGCAGGTGTCCGTCTGGTACCTGCCTGGCGAGGAGGCGGCCGCGCTCGAGGGCACGCGTCACCTGAAGGACGCGTTCGACTTCTTCGAGACGCAATACGGGCCCTATGCCTTCGGCGACAAGGTGGGCTCGGTGTCGGTGGACTGGGGCCCCAAGGGCGAGGGTGGCATGGAGCACCATCCGTTCTGGCACCTGGCCTCGCAGTCGATGGGCGACAAGCTGACGCACCACCACGAGGCGGCGCATGGCTGGTACGGCAATGGCGTGCGCATCCAGTGCTGGGAGGACTTCGTGCTCTCCGAAGGGACGACGGACTACCTCACGGCCCGCTCGGTGCGCGCCACCGAGGGCGAGGCCGAGGAGGCGAAGCTGTGGGAGTCGCGGCGGCGGACGCTCGAGAAGGTCGTCGCCCGGCGCGACACCGTGGTCCTGCCGGACGCGACCTGCAACGCCATCGACATGACCACCCACCCGATCGCGTCGTCACTGCCCTACCTGAAGGGGAGCCTGTTCTTCCACGAGCTGGAGAAGCAGGTGGGCACCGCCGCGTTGGATCGCGTACTGGCGCGCTTCTACCAGCGCCACCTGGGGAAGGCGGCGCGGATGCAGCAACTGCTCGACTTCGTGAAGGCGGAGACGGGGCATGATCCCACCCCGCTCGCGCAAGCCTGGCTCCGGGGCCTCGGCGTCCCCGCCTCGGCCCCGACCACCGCCGGCCCGCCCCAGCCTTGA
- a CDS encoding arginase family protein — protein sequence MIHAYFGMAPKLTFIPPRIGGVMTMGKLEKYLRAMETLCGFEFAAKYSAGATPGPSNSFKYADFGNVCFKKEVRGACNGEVNFANFAEAFLGVNGLFSGAPYQEEDSKPFLFGVIDHNSAHHMSWPLVARAMQRATKEHALVLNFDAHYDYGTPGNESIHCSTWAVKLFELCGTLVPQRLATAYSAIGVLRNRDARPSSGDFSTMVVTDKGQDKTHAHITAGTNTHEGANVEDLLAAIEAKAGLTNTAYSVYITFDRDVSEVSCTPYKDGQHQPAHAQRAVVEMMKLLAQRGCELVGFDVCGLPNTDGGTSVSGKTQTDAVELAFSDIKAFTEACQQSLG from the coding sequence ATGATCCACGCATACTTCGGTATGGCCCCCAAGCTCACGTTCATCCCACCCCGAATCGGAGGCGTGATGACGATGGGCAAGCTGGAGAAGTACCTCAGGGCCATGGAGACCCTCTGCGGCTTCGAGTTCGCGGCGAAGTACTCGGCGGGCGCGACCCCGGGCCCCTCCAACAGCTTCAAGTACGCGGACTTCGGGAACGTGTGCTTCAAGAAGGAGGTGCGGGGCGCCTGCAACGGAGAGGTGAACTTCGCCAACTTCGCGGAGGCCTTCCTCGGGGTGAACGGACTGTTCAGCGGCGCGCCCTACCAGGAGGAGGACTCGAAGCCCTTCCTCTTCGGCGTCATCGACCACAACAGCGCCCACCACATGTCCTGGCCCCTGGTCGCCCGCGCGATGCAGCGCGCCACGAAGGAGCACGCGCTCGTGCTCAACTTCGACGCGCACTACGACTACGGCACCCCGGGCAACGAGTCCATTCATTGCAGCACCTGGGCCGTGAAGCTGTTCGAGCTGTGTGGCACCCTGGTGCCGCAGCGCCTCGCCACGGCCTATTCCGCCATCGGCGTGCTGCGCAATCGGGACGCGAGGCCGTCGTCGGGTGACTTCTCCACCATGGTCGTCACCGACAAGGGCCAGGACAAGACCCACGCGCACATCACCGCCGGCACCAATACCCACGAGGGCGCGAACGTCGAGGACCTGCTCGCCGCCATCGAGGCCAAGGCGGGCCTGACGAACACGGCGTACTCGGTCTACATCACGTTCGACCGCGACGTCTCCGAGGTGAGCTGCACGCCCTACAAGGACGGCCAGCACCAGCCGGCCCACGCGCAGCGCGCCGTGGTGGAGATGATGAAGCTGCTCGCCCAGCGCGGCTGCGAGCTGGTGGGCTTCGACGTCTGCGGACTGCCCAACACCGATGGAGGCACCTCCGTCAGCGGGAAGACCCAGACCGACGCGGTGGAGCTGGCGTTCAGCGACATCAAGGCCTTCACGGAGGCCTGCCAGCAATCCCTCGGGTGA
- a CDS encoding glutathione S-transferase family protein translates to MKLYFAPRTRAVRGRWLLEELEVPYELVRLDLSHEENTTPAYLAVHPLGEVPALVDGDVTLLESLAICLHLADRIPEKQLAPQVGAADRGRYYRWMVFAELTLDPAVMAFYGQARSPETTGGLAESPEALAVQRSRIAAVLDVIDSGLGERMCLVGDTFSAADIVTASILHLANRLGLLVGHPRLVEYVRHHTQRPALRRAVLG, encoded by the coding sequence ATGAAGCTCTACTTCGCTCCCAGGACCCGAGCGGTCCGAGGTCGTTGGCTGTTGGAGGAACTCGAGGTGCCCTACGAGCTGGTCCGGCTCGACCTCTCGCATGAGGAGAACACCACTCCCGCCTATCTCGCGGTCCATCCTCTCGGGGAGGTGCCTGCCCTGGTGGATGGGGACGTCACGCTGCTCGAATCCCTGGCCATCTGTCTCCATCTGGCCGACCGGATTCCGGAGAAGCAGCTGGCGCCGCAGGTGGGCGCGGCGGACCGGGGTCGCTATTACCGATGGATGGTCTTCGCCGAGCTGACCCTCGACCCCGCGGTGATGGCGTTCTACGGGCAAGCGCGGTCTCCCGAAACGACGGGCGGGCTCGCGGAGTCGCCTGAGGCGCTCGCCGTGCAGCGGAGTCGGATCGCGGCCGTGCTCGATGTCATCGACAGCGGGTTGGGAGAACGGATGTGCCTCGTGGGAGACACGTTCTCCGCCGCTGACATCGTGACGGCATCGATCCTCCATCTGGCGAACAGGCTGGGCCTGCTCGTGGGACATCCTCGCCTGGTGGAGTACGTCCGACACCACACCCAGCGCCCCGCCTTGCGGAGGGCTGTCTTGGGGTGA
- a CDS encoding LysR family transcriptional regulator produces the protein MISPADMLLFAEVVREESFTRAAHKLGITKQTVSERIGKLEEKLGVRLLERTTRRLRVTGTGATYYEHCSAIAARVEEANNEVQQRQAEPTGLLRVSSPMLYGRKFLAPVVSAYLARHSQVRVELVLADRRAHLIEDGMDVAIHIGPLDDSALVSRKLGEGPYHFVASPRFLARHGTPSPRELRSARCIGFTPFDTWEAEGVKTRIDPVLTVNDLELACEAAIAGVGIARVPDILSQEAIRDGRLKVLFGPGPAMTRAIHVVYPSRRNLPPKVRFFVDALSTLTTPSPPRRRASRLKRT, from the coding sequence ATGATTTCCCCCGCCGACATGCTCCTCTTCGCCGAGGTGGTCCGAGAGGAGAGCTTCACCCGCGCGGCCCACAAGCTGGGCATCACCAAGCAGACCGTCAGCGAGCGCATCGGCAAGCTCGAGGAGAAGCTCGGCGTGCGGCTGCTCGAACGCACGACACGGCGCCTGCGTGTCACGGGCACCGGAGCGACCTACTACGAGCACTGCTCCGCCATCGCCGCACGGGTCGAAGAGGCCAACAACGAGGTGCAGCAGCGTCAGGCGGAGCCCACGGGCCTGCTGCGCGTCTCCTCCCCCATGCTCTATGGCCGGAAGTTCCTGGCCCCCGTCGTCTCGGCGTATCTCGCCCGTCACTCCCAGGTCCGCGTGGAGCTGGTCCTGGCCGACCGCCGGGCCCACCTCATCGAGGATGGAATGGACGTGGCCATCCACATCGGCCCGCTCGACGACTCGGCCCTCGTGTCCCGGAAGCTCGGAGAAGGGCCGTACCACTTCGTCGCGAGTCCTCGCTTCCTCGCCAGGCACGGGACGCCCTCCCCCCGGGAGCTCCGCTCCGCGCGCTGCATCGGCTTCACCCCCTTCGATACCTGGGAAGCCGAGGGCGTGAAGACCCGGATCGACCCCGTCCTGACGGTGAACGACCTCGAGCTCGCGTGCGAGGCGGCCATCGCCGGAGTCGGCATCGCGCGGGTCCCCGACATCTTGAGCCAGGAGGCGATTCGAGACGGCCGCCTGAAGGTCCTCTTCGGCCCCGGCCCCGCCATGACACGCGCCATCCACGTCGTCTACCCGAGCCGCCGGAACCTCCCTCCGAAGGTCCGCTTCTTCGTGGATGCCCTGTCGACGCTCACCACCCCGTCGCCACCGCGACGCCGTGCCTCGCGCCTCAAGCGCACCTGA
- a CDS encoding glutathione S-transferase family protein, giving the protein MQGTSYRLYGAEISYFTGKVRAYLRWKNLPFEEVLADARVFKEVILPRVGFPVVPVVMTPEDECLQDSTEIIDVLEARHGGPSVYPSTPRQRLAALLLETYGDEWLVIPAMHYRWHHNRDWVIREFGKTNAPAASPEQQLEAGTRIAERFANAAVLLGAEPHMHAAVEASYEKLLADLSAHFERMPFLLGGRPSMGDFGLIGPLYAHQYRDPKSGEHMRRVAPQVARWVERMVAPTPLAGAFLDGDEVPHTLTPVLRRMFTEQLPVLADTSRRVREWMEAHPGETLPRALGSHAFTLEGQVGKRIVCPYSLWMLQRARDYFASLDAGSRASVDTWLKEIGGQAFIGFEDPPRLARAGLGVRPASLVRTASDVSASSGGPGASTTPTW; this is encoded by the coding sequence ATGCAGGGAACGAGCTATCGACTCTATGGCGCGGAGATCAGCTACTTCACTGGCAAGGTGCGGGCCTACCTGCGGTGGAAGAACCTCCCATTCGAGGAGGTCCTGGCCGACGCGAGGGTGTTCAAGGAGGTCATCCTTCCCAGGGTCGGCTTCCCCGTCGTCCCGGTCGTGATGACGCCCGAGGATGAATGTCTGCAAGACAGCACGGAGATCATCGACGTGCTCGAGGCGCGTCATGGAGGCCCTTCGGTCTACCCGAGTACCCCGCGTCAGAGGCTGGCGGCCCTGCTGCTGGAGACCTATGGCGACGAATGGCTCGTGATTCCGGCCATGCACTATCGCTGGCATCACAACCGGGACTGGGTCATCCGGGAGTTCGGCAAGACGAATGCTCCGGCCGCTTCGCCCGAGCAGCAGCTGGAGGCGGGCACTCGGATCGCCGAGCGCTTCGCGAACGCCGCCGTGCTGCTGGGGGCGGAGCCGCACATGCACGCGGCCGTGGAGGCCTCCTATGAAAAGCTGCTCGCAGACCTGTCCGCGCACTTCGAGCGCATGCCGTTCCTGCTCGGCGGAAGACCGTCGATGGGGGACTTCGGGCTGATAGGACCGCTGTATGCGCACCAGTATCGGGACCCGAAGAGCGGCGAGCACATGCGGCGAGTGGCACCCCAAGTCGCGCGTTGGGTCGAGCGGATGGTGGCGCCCACGCCGCTCGCGGGAGCGTTCCTCGACGGTGACGAGGTGCCACACACGCTGACGCCCGTCTTGCGCCGGATGTTCACGGAGCAGCTACCCGTGCTCGCGGACACGTCTCGGCGGGTTCGTGAGTGGATGGAGGCGCATCCTGGCGAGACTCTGCCGCGTGCGCTCGGCTCGCACGCGTTCACGCTGGAAGGGCAGGTGGGCAAGCGCATCGTCTGCCCCTACAGCCTCTGGATGTTGCAGCGAGCGCGCGACTACTTCGCGTCACTCGATGCCGGGAGCCGCGCGTCCGTGGACACGTGGCTGAAGGAGATCGGGGGACAGGCGTTCATCGGGTTCGAGGACCCGCCACGTTTGGCCCGCGCCGGCCTCGGTGTGAGGCCGGCATCGCTGGTGCGGACGGCTTCAGACGTCTCCGCTTCTTCTGGGGGCCCAGGCGCGTCGACGACACCGACCTGGTGA
- a CDS encoding serine/threonine-protein kinase — protein MATPTPMPRCPRCQSEYGAGVGYCPLDGEPLLPLVLEGRYRLLSQLGEGGMGVVYLAEHMGLGKRVAVKVLRGELSRDDTFRQRFEQEAVAASQIGHEHIVDVTDLGRAPGGELYYVMELLKGQSLGSVLKQEHHLPLARAVHILSQVCRALEAAHSRGIIHRDVTPQNVMVLSREGKPDFVKVVDFGLSKLSGRQGKKLTETGAILGTADYVAPEQVKGNTVDTYTDVYAVGVLTYELLTGTPPFQAENTFATMLLHLEAPVEPPSQRNPALALPGAVDALVLQALAKEPRERPTMARFREGLEALVPGAGVPEAALARATPSAPMPATRAVHARSHGTPPRSARPSLGATPRRWRGALAGGVVVAVGATVGLMAYREPPLAPRVTVPTAHVEPPAPAPGPALTQPATPASERSRLSFVSSPPGATVSVGGRVLGMTPFELVGAEDSGPWLFELDGHSPATVERLPPSGRIDVSLKKLPAAPVSKPPASRMTKVRELKPNPFD, from the coding sequence ATGGCCACCCCCACCCCAATGCCCCGGTGCCCCAGGTGCCAGAGCGAGTATGGCGCGGGTGTCGGCTACTGCCCCCTGGACGGCGAGCCCCTGCTCCCCCTGGTGCTCGAGGGGCGCTACCGGCTCCTGTCCCAGCTGGGCGAGGGCGGAATGGGCGTCGTCTACCTGGCCGAGCACATGGGGCTCGGCAAGCGGGTGGCGGTGAAGGTGCTGCGAGGCGAGCTGTCGCGCGATGACACCTTCCGCCAGCGCTTCGAGCAGGAGGCCGTCGCCGCCAGCCAGATTGGTCACGAGCACATCGTCGACGTGACGGACCTGGGCCGCGCGCCTGGCGGCGAGCTCTACTACGTGATGGAGCTGCTGAAGGGGCAGAGCCTGGGCTCGGTGCTCAAGCAGGAGCACCACCTGCCCCTGGCGCGGGCCGTCCACATCCTCTCGCAGGTGTGCCGCGCGCTGGAGGCCGCGCACTCCCGCGGCATCATCCACCGCGACGTGACACCGCAGAACGTGATGGTGCTGTCGCGCGAGGGGAAGCCGGACTTCGTGAAGGTGGTGGACTTCGGCCTCTCCAAGCTGAGCGGACGACAGGGGAAGAAGCTCACGGAGACGGGCGCCATCCTGGGCACCGCGGACTACGTCGCTCCCGAGCAGGTCAAGGGGAACACGGTGGACACGTACACGGACGTGTACGCGGTGGGGGTGCTCACGTACGAGCTGCTCACGGGTACCCCGCCCTTCCAGGCGGAGAACACCTTCGCCACCATGCTCCTGCACCTGGAGGCGCCGGTGGAGCCGCCGAGCCAGCGAAACCCCGCGCTGGCCCTGCCGGGCGCGGTGGACGCGCTGGTGCTCCAGGCGCTCGCGAAGGAGCCCCGGGAGCGGCCCACGATGGCCCGCTTCCGCGAGGGGCTGGAGGCGCTCGTCCCCGGCGCGGGAGTGCCTGAGGCGGCGCTGGCGCGGGCCACGCCCTCCGCGCCCATGCCCGCCACGCGGGCTGTGCATGCGCGTTCCCACGGGACGCCACCCAGGTCCGCGCGCCCCTCGCTGGGGGCGACGCCGAGGCGGTGGAGAGGGGCCTTGGCGGGTGGCGTGGTGGTCGCGGTGGGAGCCACGGTCGGGCTGATGGCTTATCGAGAGCCTCCGCTGGCGCCCCGGGTGACAGTCCCCACCGCGCACGTGGAACCTCCAGCGCCAGCTCCGGGCCCGGCGCTGACGCAGCCGGCGACGCCCGCCTCGGAGCGTTCTCGTCTCTCGTTCGTCTCCAGTCCTCCAGGAGCCACGGTGAGCGTTGGAGGCCGTGTCCTCGGGATGACGCCATTCGAGTTGGTTGGAGCGGAGGACAGTGGCCCGTGGCTGTTCGAGTTGGATGGCCACTCGCCCGCCACCGTGGAGCGTCTTCCGCCGAGCGGACGAATCGACGTGTCGCTGAAGAAGCTGCCCGCCGCGCCTGTTTCCAAGCCCCCCGCATCCCGGATGACGAAGGTACGGGAGCTCAAGCCCAACCCCTTCGATTGA